The Salvelinus namaycush isolate Seneca unplaced genomic scaffold, SaNama_1.0 Scaffold3495, whole genome shotgun sequence DNA segment CACAACACAGCCTCTACAAGGCACTGAATGTAATAGCAAACATTGTACAATATCACTCCCTGGGATTGTACAATATCACTCCCTGGGGCTAACCTGGTTGAAGAAACGGTCATTGTTTTATGTAATATCAAACAGTCTACAATAGCAGTCCCTGAGTTAGCATGGTTGGAGACACGGTCCGTGTTTGGAGGATATTATTCTTTAAGAACACTAACAGTGGTGCTGACCACCTCAGCGAGGCTAATCACCACAGACTGCAATGGCAGCAGCAGCATCCACGAGACCACATGATGCGATGGCCTGTACGAGTGAGGTGATACCGgcggagagacagaacacagagtacAATACTTTAAGTGTCGAGGCTGCCGCTGGTCCCACCGTTGCCACCCAGCGCAGTAGCGacatggtgtgtggtgtgtgttttgaGGCGGTGCTTGAAAAGGACAATCCGAGGGAGCGCCGATTCGGAATTCTGCCCAACTGTAGCCACTGTTATTGCCTGGAGTGTATCCGCACGTGGAGAACGGTGAAATGTCACGATATCAAAACCGTTAAATTGTGCCCGGAGTGCCGAACTAGATCGCACTTCTTCATCCCGAGTGATCACTGGATCGAAGATGAAGAGGACAAGCTGAAACTGATACAGACGTACAAAGATTTCCTTGCGAGTAAACCGTGTCGATTTTATGATCGAGGTCCTGGTGCTTGCCACTTCGGCTCAAAGTGCTTCTACAAACACCACTGGCAGGAGGGAGTCCAGGATGGAGTCCAGGATGGAGTCCAGGATGGAGTCCAGGATGGAGTCCAGGATGGAGTCCAGGCCCACAGTTTCCAGCCCCAGACTATACATCCCATGTGGACGATGGTGTGGACCGAGAACGGTTACACCTGGCGAATGTCATCTGAgacagaacaacaggacaccgGGTACCATTTTTACCTGAATCAAATGTTGCTCATGTTGATGGCTGATGACAATTGAACGTATTCAGCCTATTAAACGTCTGCTGCGTTAGAGCTATAGCTATTATCCACAAAGCCACAACCTAGGGATGGACTGTCCTTATTGGTAATAGGcatttatgattttgttgtcatatACATGCAAAGTTCTGTATTCCAACAATAATATCACCTTTGTCTCTTTTTAACACTAATTGCTATTTTTGTACACCTGGGATGATGTTTATTGTGTTGAtgtgtcattattacaaaaataaagtcCGGACCTTGACAAAGTGTTAGACTATGCATCTTTATTGTAACATCACAGCACAAGGACAAGTTCACACATACACCAGAGTGCGGCGACATTTCTAAGTGTTCTTGAAAGAGGTAGCTCCGGACCTTGACAAAGTGTTAGACTATGCATCTTTATTGTAACATCACAGCACAAGGACAAGTTCACACATACACCAGAGTGCGGCGACATTTGTAAGTGTTCTTGAAAGAGGTAGCGCCGGACCCAGGGTAGTCGATTCTGCCTAAATCGTCTCGATATCCTTTGGCTCGATAGCTGCGTTTTCCAGGGGTGGACCTGTTGGTATCTGGACACTCTGAGTTCCCGTTACGCATCCTGTGCACCGTTCTCAACCGGAATCGGCCCTCTGGTCTCCCTTTCCTTGCTCTCACAGGGGCGCCCAGTCGATCCTTAACCGATACTCGTGCCTTGCAGTTAGAGACACTTAGGGCTGTGCTACGGGGAGAACCGTTGAAACTTTTGTTCTTGACAACCACTCGATCCCTTATTGATAGGCTCTTTATCTTGCACGATAAGTTGTCGATTTCCAAGGGTCGTCTTTTCCTTGGGGTAGGTGGAGAACATTGCCTCCGATCTACCAATAGTTTCTTCGTCAACACCTTTCGTAGCGTATCGCACAGGTTCCGATGTTGTGTAGCGAAAGATGCTCCGTAGTCATCcatcagctctctgtgtgggatGGCTAGAAACATATCCAAGGTGACATGCTTGAAGTTGTCACTGTGACAACATTGGTCCCATTCTGTCAGATAGGACTGTACAGCCATGACTTTCAGATGTGGCTATTGTGTAGGAACCTATGTTGAGATGTGTACACTGTTAAATAGAAACTATCTTTGGGATATGTAGACTTTATCTACTCTGACTAAATTGTCCTGGTTGGAGACATCAGCAGCCACGGTTGAACACGGTAACCCCGGTCAGAGTGCTTAGACACATCGGTGAGTGGACCCGATCGGATCTCTTAGACCTGGTTGATGAATCAGCCGATCGGACGTTACAGATCACATAGACACATCATGGGTAGGATGATTCAGGCTCAGTTGGAGATACGAGCCCTGATCCTTAATGTATTCTCCATCTGATAGCCCTTGGTGAAAGGATATATAAACATACAGTCACAAAGGGCACATACACTTACAAATGTCcacagatcagagagagagagagaccagagtagAGGCAGAAAATGGAGCTGACAAATAAATTCAAGATGGCCAACTACCTAATGAGAAACAAAGACGTCTTCCAGAAGCTCGTGGCAGCAATACAAGACCACAAAAACATGGAACTAGATAGTATACTAAGAGCAACACTACGAATGATGCTTAGGAGGCAGAGGTCAGACGCCTATGTGAAATACCCCGAGACTCTGATCAATATAATGTACACCTACTTCAACAGGGAGGTTGCCTGGACTCTTATCGTGGACACACTCCGAAAGCACCATAGTGACTT contains these protein-coding regions:
- the LOC120040402 gene encoding probable E3 ubiquitin-protein ligase makorin-1, translated to MAAAASTRPHDAMACTSEVIPAERQNTEYNTLSVEAAAGPTVATQRSSDMVCGVCFEAVLEKDNPRERRFGILPNCSHCYCLECIRTWRTVKCHDIKTVKLCPECRTRSHFFIPSDHWIEDEEDKLKLIQTYKDFLASKPCRFYDRGPGACHFGSKCFYKHHWQEGVQDGVQDGVQDGVQDGVQDGVQAHSFQPQTIHPMWTMVWTENGYTWRMSSETEQQDTGYHFYLNQMLLMLMADDN